From one Oceanimonas doudoroffii genomic stretch:
- a CDS encoding NAD(P)/FAD-dependent oxidoreductase, producing MTRIIVVGGGAGGLELATKLGRQLGRKGKAEVILVDRNRTHLWKPLLHEVATGAMDTGIDGLSYRSQAHNHGFSFHLGTLIDIDRDNKQIKLAPLADDNGKQVVGERSLSYDILVMAIGSVSNDFGTRGVRDHCIFLDSPQQAERFHDEMMNRFLQYAESDTVDEKVDIAIVGGGATGVELSAELYNAVEHLGAYGFRKLTRDCLRLTLVEAGPRILPALPERISAMAHKELRELGVDVRVGTMVVEATAEGLKTKDDELIPANLMVWAAGIKAPDFMKDIAGLETNRINQLAVRDTLQTTRDDSIFVIGDCAYCLQGDGKAVPPRAQSAHQMASLAYDNIIASLNGKALKPYVYKDHGSLVNLSRYSTVGSLMGNLMRGSMMVEGRIARTVYVSLYRMHQVALHGYTRTGLMMLVGRINRFLRPRLKLH from the coding sequence ATGACACGCATCATCGTGGTCGGCGGTGGCGCCGGCGGTCTTGAGCTGGCAACCAAACTGGGTCGACAGCTGGGGCGCAAGGGCAAGGCCGAAGTGATTTTGGTGGATCGCAACCGAACCCACCTGTGGAAACCACTGCTGCACGAAGTGGCCACCGGCGCCATGGACACCGGCATCGACGGCCTGAGCTATCGCTCTCAGGCGCACAACCACGGCTTCAGCTTTCACCTGGGCACCCTGATTGACATCGACCGTGACAACAAGCAGATCAAACTGGCGCCGCTGGCCGATGACAACGGCAAGCAGGTGGTGGGCGAGCGCAGCCTGAGTTACGACATTCTGGTGATGGCCATTGGCTCGGTATCGAACGATTTCGGTACGCGAGGCGTACGCGACCACTGCATTTTCCTCGACAGCCCCCAGCAGGCCGAACGCTTTCACGACGAGATGATGAACCGCTTTCTGCAATACGCCGAGAGCGATACCGTGGACGAAAAGGTGGACATCGCCATTGTGGGGGGCGGCGCCACCGGCGTGGAGCTCTCCGCCGAGCTGTATAACGCCGTGGAGCACCTGGGCGCCTACGGCTTCAGGAAACTGACCCGCGACTGCCTGCGTCTGACCCTGGTGGAAGCCGGTCCGCGCATTCTGCCGGCCCTGCCCGAGCGTATTTCCGCCATGGCGCACAAGGAGCTGCGCGAGCTGGGGGTGGATGTGCGGGTGGGCACCATGGTGGTGGAAGCCACCGCCGAAGGCCTGAAAACCAAGGATGACGAGCTGATCCCCGCCAACCTCATGGTGTGGGCCGCCGGCATCAAGGCGCCCGACTTTATGAAAGACATTGCCGGGCTCGAGACCAACCGCATCAACCAGCTGGCGGTCAGGGACACCCTGCAGACCACCCGCGACGACAGCATTTTCGTGATCGGCGATTGCGCCTATTGCCTGCAGGGCGACGGCAAGGCGGTGCCGCCCCGGGCCCAATCGGCCCACCAAATGGCCAGCCTGGCCTATGACAACATTATTGCCAGCCTCAATGGCAAGGCGCTCAAGCCCTATGTGTACAAGGATCACGGCTCCCTGGTAAACCTGAGCCGCTACAGTACCGTAGGCTCCCTGATGGGCAACCTGATGCGTGGCTCCATGATGGTGGAAGGCCGCATCGCCCGTACCGTGTATGTGTCGTTGTATCGCATGCACCAGGTGGCGCTGCACGGCTATACCCGCACCGGCCTGATGATGCTGGTGGGTCGCATTAACCGCTTTTTGCGCCCGCGACTGAAACTGCACTGA
- the alr gene encoding alanine racemase, with the protein MKTTPTVLALTLAACLSHTASAAPELPVSGLNTSHAIQQTTNAWIEVDQAAFEHNIRTLQTLLNGESQICAIMKADAYGHGIANLMPSVIAAGIPCVGITSNEEARVVRESGYEGRILRVRSGTPAEVRDGLQYDMEELFGDVSSAREAAELASAAGKTLRYHLGLNAGGMSRNGLELATEAGKQEALDLLAVPDLELVGIMTHFQYEEADFVRAGLAKFNEQAAWLIEHGELDRSKLTLHAANSFTTLEVPEARLDMVRPGGIIYGDTLPSYTEYKKVMSFKTRVASVNDYPAGSKVGYDGTLTLERDSLLANLPMGYSDGYRRVFTNNAYVVVNGHRAPVVGKVSMNTTMIDVTDIPGVKPGDEVVLFGKQGEAEVTQSELEDANGALLADLYTVWGNSNPKILKPVQ; encoded by the coding sequence ATGAAAACAACCCCCACCGTGCTGGCTCTCACCCTGGCCGCCTGTCTCAGCCATACCGCCAGTGCCGCTCCCGAGTTGCCGGTGTCCGGTCTGAATACCAGCCATGCCATTCAGCAGACCACCAATGCCTGGATTGAGGTGGATCAGGCCGCGTTTGAGCACAATATTCGTACCCTGCAAACCCTGCTCAACGGTGAATCGCAAATTTGCGCCATCATGAAGGCCGATGCCTACGGCCACGGCATTGCCAACCTGATGCCCTCCGTCATTGCCGCCGGCATTCCCTGCGTGGGCATCACCAGCAATGAAGAGGCCCGAGTGGTGCGGGAAAGCGGCTATGAAGGGCGCATTCTGCGAGTGCGCAGCGGCACGCCGGCGGAGGTGCGCGACGGTCTGCAATATGACATGGAAGAGCTCTTTGGCGATGTGTCGTCGGCCCGGGAAGCGGCCGAGCTGGCCAGTGCCGCGGGCAAGACCCTGCGCTATCACCTGGGGTTGAACGCCGGTGGCATGAGTCGTAATGGCCTGGAGCTGGCCACCGAGGCCGGCAAGCAGGAGGCGCTGGATCTGCTGGCGGTACCCGATCTCGAGCTGGTGGGCATCATGACCCATTTTCAGTATGAAGAGGCCGACTTCGTGCGCGCCGGCCTGGCCAAATTCAACGAGCAGGCGGCCTGGCTGATTGAACACGGCGAGCTGGATCGCAGCAAGCTCACCCTGCATGCCGCCAACTCCTTTACCACCCTGGAAGTGCCGGAAGCCCGGCTCGACATGGTGCGCCCGGGTGGCATCATCTACGGCGACACCCTGCCCAGCTACACCGAATACAAAAAGGTGATGTCGTTCAAGACCCGGGTGGCTTCGGTGAATGATTATCCGGCGGGCAGCAAGGTCGGCTATGACGGCACCCTTACCCTGGAGCGCGACTCCCTGCTGGCCAACCTGCCCATGGGCTATTCCGATGGCTATCGCCGCGTGTTTACCAACAACGCCTATGTGGTGGTGAACGGCCATCGTGCCCCTGTGGTGGGCAAGGTGTCGATGAACACCACCATGATCGACGTGACCGACATTCCCGGTGTCAAACCCGGCGATGAAGTGGTGCTGTTCGGCAAGCAGGGCGAGGCGGAAGTGACTCAGTCCGAGCTGGAAGACGCCAATGGCGCCCTGCTGGCGGATCTCTATACCGTCTGGGGCAACTCCAACCCCAAGATCCTCAAGCCCGTGCAGTAA
- a CDS encoding cobyric acid synthase, protein MPRSQPPALTLMVQGTASDAGKTTLVAGLCRVFARRGLRVAPFKPQNMALNSAVTQDGGEIGRAQALQAVACGVPAHSDFNPVLLKPQSDTSAQVVVQGRALSVVEAKDFFGPGARHYKQKVMTAVLDSFERLRAGYQRVLVEGAGSPAEINLRDNDIANMGFAEAADCPVILVADIDKGGVFAQLYGTLMLLSEAERARVKGLVINRFRGDIRLLESGLTMIEELTNKPVLGVVPYLDNLVLDAEDAIVRHASAGGDERPLKVLALVTPRISNHTDLDALRLHPRVELTLVHAGSKPAQCPPADLVILPGSKAVRDDLATLLANGWKSWLDRHLRFGGKLIGICGGYQMLGERIDDPLGLESAAGSSAGLGYLPMTTRLEAGKQLRNVTGTLHLEGESCAVHGYEIHCGRSEAQAAHRAPFTLIAEGDSPRPDGMICADNQILGTYLHGLFDGVEACNQLLAWAGLNHSRQAVALETEREASLNRLADTLEQHLNLNLLEQLMQPTTQQGNDHEQP, encoded by the coding sequence ATGCCCAGATCCCAACCCCCGGCTCTCACCCTGATGGTGCAGGGCACCGCCTCCGATGCCGGCAAAACCACCCTGGTGGCCGGACTGTGCCGCGTATTTGCCCGACGCGGCCTGCGTGTGGCGCCGTTCAAGCCCCAGAACATGGCGTTGAACAGCGCCGTTACTCAGGACGGCGGGGAAATTGGCCGGGCCCAGGCATTGCAGGCGGTGGCCTGCGGCGTGCCGGCCCATAGCGATTTCAACCCGGTACTGCTCAAGCCCCAGAGCGATACCAGTGCCCAGGTGGTCGTGCAGGGCAGGGCACTGTCGGTGGTGGAAGCGAAAGACTTTTTCGGCCCCGGCGCCCGTCACTACAAACAAAAGGTCATGACGGCGGTGCTCGACTCCTTTGAGCGGCTGCGGGCCGGCTACCAGCGGGTACTGGTGGAAGGCGCGGGCAGCCCGGCGGAGATTAACCTGCGCGACAACGACATTGCCAACATGGGCTTTGCCGAGGCTGCCGACTGCCCGGTGATCCTGGTGGCCGACATCGACAAGGGGGGCGTGTTTGCCCAGCTTTACGGCACCCTGATGCTGCTGAGCGAGGCGGAGCGGGCGCGAGTCAAGGGGCTGGTGATCAACCGGTTTCGCGGCGATATTCGCCTGCTGGAAAGTGGCCTGACCATGATCGAGGAGCTCACCAACAAGCCGGTGCTGGGCGTGGTGCCTTATCTCGACAACCTGGTGCTGGACGCCGAAGACGCCATTGTCCGGCACGCCTCGGCCGGCGGCGATGAGCGGCCGCTCAAGGTGCTGGCGCTGGTGACCCCGCGCATCAGCAATCACACCGATCTTGACGCCCTGCGCCTGCACCCGCGGGTTGAGCTTACCCTGGTGCACGCCGGTTCAAAACCGGCACAGTGCCCACCGGCGGATCTGGTGATTTTGCCCGGCAGCAAGGCGGTGCGCGACGATCTGGCCACGCTGCTGGCCAATGGCTGGAAGTCGTGGCTGGATCGTCACCTGCGCTTCGGCGGCAAACTCATCGGCATCTGTGGCGGCTACCAGATGCTGGGAGAACGGATTGACGATCCGCTCGGGCTGGAAAGTGCCGCCGGCAGCAGCGCCGGCCTGGGCTACTTGCCCATGACCACGCGGCTCGAGGCCGGCAAGCAGCTGCGCAACGTGACCGGCACCCTGCACCTTGAAGGCGAGTCCTGCGCCGTGCACGGCTACGAAATTCACTGTGGCCGAAGCGAGGCACAGGCTGCGCACCGGGCGCCGTTCACCCTGATCGCCGAGGGTGACTCGCCCCGGCCGGATGGCATGATCTGTGCCGATAACCAGATTCTCGGCACCTACCTGCACGGCCTGTTTGACGGCGTGGAGGCCTGCAATCAGCTGCTGGCCTGGGCCGGCTTGAATCACAGTCGGCAGGCGGTGGCGCTGGAAACCGAGCGCGAAGCCAGCCTCAACCGGCTGGCCGATACCCTTGAGCAGCACCTCAACCTGAACTTACTTGAACAACTGATGCAACCGACGACGCAACAAGGAAACGATCATGAGCAACCATGA
- the cobO gene encoding cob(I)yrinic acid a,c-diamide adenosyltransferase → MSNHDQEREQIKAERHQQRQQKVKEAVDAKVAAATEERGVLMVITGNGKGKSTAGFGTVTRAVGHGKKAAVVQFIKGGWDCGERNLLQQVGVPFVVMNTGFTWETQNREKDMAACEQTWLPAEKMLADPSIDLVLLDELTYMVAYHYLDLERVLTALKNRPAHQHVVITGRGCHRAIIELADTVSEVQSVKHAFEAGVKAQAGFDY, encoded by the coding sequence ATGAGCAACCATGACCAGGAACGCGAGCAGATAAAGGCCGAACGCCATCAGCAGCGCCAGCAGAAGGTAAAGGAAGCGGTAGACGCCAAGGTGGCTGCCGCCACCGAGGAGCGCGGTGTACTCATGGTGATCACCGGCAACGGCAAGGGCAAGAGCACCGCCGGCTTTGGCACGGTCACCCGGGCCGTGGGGCATGGCAAAAAGGCCGCCGTGGTGCAGTTTATCAAGGGCGGCTGGGACTGCGGCGAGCGCAACCTGCTGCAACAGGTGGGCGTGCCCTTTGTGGTGATGAACACGGGATTTACCTGGGAAACCCAGAACCGGGAAAAAGACATGGCCGCCTGCGAGCAGACTTGGCTGCCGGCGGAAAAAATGCTGGCCGACCCCAGCATCGATCTGGTGTTGCTCGACGAGCTCACCTACATGGTGGCCTATCACTATCTGGATCTGGAGCGGGTGCTGACCGCCCTGAAAAACCGCCCGGCCCACCAGCATGTGGTGATCACCGGTCGCGGCTGCCACCGCGCCATTATTGAACTGGCCGACACCGTAAGTGAAGTGCAGTCGGTTAAGCACGCCTTTGAAGCCGGCGTAAAGGCCCAGGCAGGATTCGATTACTGA
- a CDS encoding LysR family transcriptional regulator, whose translation MELRHIRYFLAVAEERNFTRAAARLGIGQPPLSQQIKDLEREVGVPLFHRVPHGAELTDAGHAFREKVHTLPAQANNAMHVAQRVARGETGQLSLGFTGTAALNPVFPELIRRFRKRFPDVEITLEEANSIALLSGLESNRLDVAIIRPAISTPRQFSLHRLNEEEIVAALPLAYAQDTNKDNIELASLSSQPLILTPRELGAGLYNAALQACRKAGFEPIIGQPAPQIASILSLVSAELGFSLVPASTRQLQVQGVVFRRIDTLTPTVALGVATMRAGASPIALNFSAMARLIAKEQ comes from the coding sequence ATGGAACTCAGACATATTCGTTATTTCCTGGCGGTGGCGGAAGAACGCAACTTCACACGAGCAGCGGCCCGTCTTGGTATAGGGCAGCCGCCACTCAGCCAGCAAATCAAGGATCTGGAAAGAGAAGTCGGGGTTCCGTTGTTTCACCGGGTCCCACACGGCGCCGAACTGACCGACGCTGGCCATGCATTCCGGGAAAAGGTGCACACCCTGCCGGCCCAGGCAAACAACGCCATGCATGTAGCGCAACGAGTGGCACGGGGAGAAACCGGTCAGCTCAGCCTAGGCTTTACCGGCACCGCTGCCCTCAACCCCGTATTTCCCGAGTTGATCCGGCGCTTCAGAAAACGCTTTCCCGATGTGGAAATAACCCTGGAAGAGGCCAATTCCATTGCCTTGTTGTCCGGACTGGAAAGCAATCGGCTGGACGTGGCCATTATTCGGCCCGCCATCTCCACCCCGCGGCAATTCAGCCTCCATAGATTAAACGAGGAAGAAATTGTCGCCGCCTTGCCGCTGGCCTATGCCCAGGATACGAACAAGGACAATATTGAGCTGGCCAGCCTGAGTTCCCAGCCACTTATTCTCACTCCTCGCGAACTTGGCGCCGGATTGTATAACGCAGCATTGCAAGCCTGCCGGAAGGCAGGCTTTGAGCCCATTATCGGCCAACCAGCCCCGCAAATTGCCTCAATTCTCTCCCTGGTCTCCGCCGAACTTGGTTTCTCGCTGGTACCGGCCTCCACACGCCAGCTTCAGGTGCAGGGCGTGGTGTTTCGCCGCATCGACACACTGACGCCGACCGTGGCGCTGGGAGTCGCTACCATGCGTGCCGGTGCATCGCCCATCGCCCTTAATTTCAGCGCCATGGCGCGACTTATTGCCAAGGAGCAATAA
- a CDS encoding MFS transporter, translating to MSTSAADVTADHVSRYVWIKKGTAEYKQAGLALFLAGFASFSLIYCVQPLLPDFALGFNISPAQSSLALSLTTVCLALAILLASAFSQAVGRRGLMFVSMLLAAVLNVAAAAAPDWHFLLVARALEGFVLGGVPAVAMAYLAEEIEPPQLAKAMGLYIAGTAFGAMMGRVGMGLLTGLMSWNMALAIWGGLCMLAAVGFIVLLPPSRNFVRQPGINVGFHVNAWRRHVQNLAMLRVYAIGFVITSIFVTIFNYATFRLTAAPYQLNQTEISLIFLLFGCGVVVSSVYGSLAKRFGGGSLLIASFIISLLGIGLTLFGALIAVLAGMALVTIGFFTGHSAASSAVGPLAKHAKGHASSLYLLFYYLGASVTGTLGGWFWQQGGWQAVTLLTVMLLLPGLALAWCSRKSP from the coding sequence ATGTCGACTTCTGCCGCCGACGTGACGGCCGATCACGTCTCACGTTATGTCTGGATAAAAAAGGGAACGGCCGAATACAAGCAGGCAGGACTGGCACTGTTTCTGGCCGGCTTTGCCAGTTTTTCCCTGATTTATTGCGTGCAGCCCCTGCTGCCGGACTTTGCGCTCGGCTTTAATATCAGTCCGGCCCAAAGTTCGCTGGCGCTGTCCTTGACCACGGTGTGTCTGGCCCTGGCCATTTTGCTGGCCAGTGCTTTTTCTCAGGCGGTGGGCAGGCGGGGACTGATGTTTGTTTCCATGCTGCTTGCCGCCGTGCTCAACGTGGCGGCAGCCGCCGCTCCGGACTGGCATTTCTTGCTTGTAGCCAGGGCACTGGAGGGCTTTGTGTTGGGTGGGGTGCCGGCGGTGGCCATGGCCTACCTGGCTGAGGAAATCGAGCCGCCACAGTTGGCCAAGGCCATGGGGCTGTATATTGCGGGCACGGCTTTTGGTGCCATGATGGGACGTGTGGGCATGGGGTTGTTGACCGGGCTTATGTCCTGGAATATGGCCCTGGCCATCTGGGGTGGGCTGTGCATGCTGGCTGCGGTGGGCTTTATTGTTCTGCTTCCCCCCTCCAGGAACTTTGTGCGCCAACCCGGCATCAATGTGGGTTTTCATGTTAACGCCTGGCGGCGGCATGTTCAGAATCTGGCCATGCTCAGGGTCTATGCCATTGGTTTTGTCATCACCAGCATTTTTGTCACCATTTTCAACTATGCGACTTTCCGCCTGACTGCGGCACCATACCAGCTGAATCAGACGGAGATAAGCCTGATATTCCTTTTGTTTGGCTGTGGTGTCGTGGTCTCTTCGGTTTATGGCTCCCTCGCCAAGCGGTTTGGCGGGGGCTCCTTGCTGATCGCCAGCTTCATTATTAGCCTGCTCGGGATTGGTTTGACCTTGTTCGGTGCCCTGATCGCCGTATTGGCGGGCATGGCCCTGGTCACCATAGGTTTTTTTACCGGTCACTCGGCGGCCAGCAGCGCGGTCGGCCCCCTGGCAAAACACGCCAAGGGCCATGCATCATCGCTTTACCTTCTGTTTTATTACCTGGGCGCGAGCGTAACGGGCACCCTGGGAGGCTGGTTTTGGCAACAGGGGGGGTGGCAAGCTGTGACTTTGCTTACCGTGATGCTGCTGCTGCCGGGCTTGGCACTGGCCTGGTGTTCTCGAAAATCCCCGTGA